From a region of the Streptomyces venezuelae genome:
- a CDS encoding protein phosphatase 2C domain-containing protein, giving the protein MRIDLASAPGHQERPNEDWVSAAIPASGGGVLVLLDGVTPPRGDDGCVHGVPWFTARLGGRLTELSGSRRDMPLDQVLAESVRAAADAHRDTCDLSHARTPQATVVLVRWDADHVEHLVLSDSVLLLQAPGGEVSAVLDDRLDRIPREVLGSVAATDALRNAEGGFFTAAADPAVAARAVTGRTPRERVRAVAALTDGASRWTDTFGQGDWADCMAVLREEGAQGLIGRVRAVESDPDRPSARYKRHDDASAVYAEL; this is encoded by the coding sequence ATGCGCATCGACCTCGCCTCGGCCCCCGGCCACCAGGAACGCCCCAATGAGGACTGGGTGTCGGCCGCGATCCCCGCTTCGGGCGGCGGCGTGCTGGTGCTCCTGGACGGGGTCACCCCGCCGCGCGGCGACGACGGATGTGTGCACGGAGTGCCCTGGTTCACGGCCCGCCTCGGCGGCCGATTGACCGAACTGTCCGGATCGCGGCGGGACATGCCGCTCGATCAGGTTCTGGCCGAGTCCGTCCGCGCCGCGGCCGACGCACACCGCGACACCTGTGACCTTTCTCACGCGCGGACCCCGCAGGCGACGGTCGTCCTGGTCCGCTGGGACGCGGACCACGTGGAACACCTCGTCCTGTCCGACTCCGTACTGCTCCTGCAGGCGCCCGGCGGCGAGGTGTCGGCGGTGCTCGACGACCGGCTGGACCGGATCCCGCGGGAGGTGCTGGGCTCGGTGGCCGCCACGGACGCCCTGCGCAACGCGGAGGGCGGCTTCTTCACGGCGGCCGCGGACCCGGCGGTGGCCGCCCGGGCGGTCACGGGCCGCACCCCGCGCGAGCGGGTGCGGGCGGTGGCCGCGCTCACGGACGGGGCGAGCCGGTGGACCGACACCTTCGGGCAGGGCGACTGGGCCGACTGCATGGCCGTACTGCGCGAGGAGGGTGCGCAGGGCCTGATCGGCCGGGTGCGCGCCGTGGAGTCGGACCCGGACCGCCCGTCGGCCCGGTACAAGCGGCATGACGACGCGTCGGCGGTCTACGCGGAGCTCTGA